The Nanoarchaeota archaeon genome has a segment encoding these proteins:
- the albA gene encoding DNA-binding protein Alba: MVDNPKKDPTELQKPHHNPENAILIGTKPFMSYVLAVITQFGGGKKEVLIKARGNSISKAVDVAELVKNKFAPGTTIESIKTATETLKSHDGKEIGVSTIAILMKKPQVHPKA; encoded by the coding sequence ATGGTCGATAATCCCAAAAAGGATCCTACGGAACTTCAGAAGCCCCACCATAATCCGGAAAACGCAATACTCATAGGCACAAAACCGTTTATGTCCTATGTTCTTGCAGTAATAACACAGTTTGGCGGAGGAAAAAAAGAGGTTTTGATAAAGGCGCGCGGAAATTCAATCTCAAAAGCAGTCGATGTTGCAGAGCTCGTGAAAAACAAATTCGCTCCAGGCACCACGATAGAGAGCATAAAAACCGCAACAGAAACCCTGAAATCACATGACGGAAAGGAAATAGGCGTTTCTACAATCGCGATTTTGATGAAAAAGCCACAAGTTCATCCAAAAGCCTAA
- the cysS gene encoding cysteine--tRNA ligase gives MSLKFFNTMTRKKEAFKPIKAGFAGFYTCGPTVYNFAHIGNFRTYVFEDILRRTLKMSGLAVKQVMNITDVEDKIIKACREQKVGLKEFTEKYTNAFFEDLKTLGIEPAEVYPKATETIPEMVAMIKTLMEKGIAYRGDDGSIYYSILKFKDYGNLAHIDVKSLKAGARVKQDEYSKDDAQDFALWKAWDANDGDIFWETELGKGRPGWHIECSAMSIKNLGETFDIHTGAVDNIFPHHQNEIAQSEGATGKKFVNYWVHSEHLLVENKKMSKSLGNFFTLRDVLAKGYNPRGLRYLLLSSHYRQKLNFTFGSLDAAENTVSGLIDFVDKLDGFKSDATDNKTISESAKKSLETFKEAMQDDLDTPKALQAMFDLVSVANKAIEEKNLSTANAAEVLEAMNEFDKILGVLAHEKVALTDAQKALVEKRQEARKNKDWKTADEIRKELGAQGILLEDAQGGGVRMKKKQ, from the coding sequence ATGTCCCTTAAATTCTTCAACACAATGACGCGCAAAAAGGAAGCGTTCAAGCCGATAAAAGCAGGATTCGCAGGATTCTACACATGCGGCCCGACAGTCTATAACTTTGCTCACATCGGAAATTTCCGCACTTATGTTTTTGAGGATATTCTTCGAAGGACTCTTAAAATGTCGGGGCTTGCGGTAAAGCAGGTCATGAACATCACCGATGTCGAGGACAAAATAATTAAAGCATGCCGCGAGCAGAAAGTTGGCCTAAAGGAATTCACGGAAAAATACACGAACGCGTTCTTTGAGGACTTAAAAACGCTTGGCATAGAGCCTGCTGAAGTTTATCCGAAAGCAACAGAAACAATTCCGGAAATGGTTGCGATGATTAAAACATTGATGGAAAAAGGCATAGCATATCGCGGAGATGACGGCAGCATATATTACAGCATATTGAAATTCAAGGATTATGGAAATCTCGCGCATATTGATGTAAAATCGCTAAAAGCCGGAGCCCGTGTAAAACAAGATGAATACAGCAAAGACGATGCTCAGGATTTCGCGCTCTGGAAAGCATGGGATGCAAACGACGGAGATATTTTCTGGGAAACCGAACTTGGGAAAGGGCGACCTGGCTGGCACATTGAATGCTCTGCAATGAGCATTAAGAATCTTGGCGAAACTTTTGACATACATACAGGAGCAGTCGACAACATTTTCCCGCACCACCAGAATGAAATCGCGCAAAGCGAAGGCGCGACCGGAAAAAAATTCGTCAATTATTGGGTTCATTCAGAGCATTTGCTTGTCGAAAACAAAAAGATGTCAAAATCTCTTGGCAATTTTTTCACATTGAGAGATGTGCTTGCAAAAGGATACAACCCGCGCGGATTGCGCTACCTGCTTTTGAGTTCGCATTATCGCCAGAAGCTGAACTTCACGTTCGGTTCCCTTGATGCTGCGGAAAATACCGTATCCGGGCTTATTGATTTTGTCGACAAGCTTGATGGTTTCAAGTCGGATGCAACTGACAATAAAACGATAAGTGAATCTGCAAAAAAATCACTTGAAACTTTCAAAGAAGCTATGCAGGACGACCTTGATACGCCAAAGGCATTGCAGGCTATGTTTGATCTCGTGTCCGTTGCAAACAAGGCAATCGAAGAAAAGAACCTTAGCACTGCAAATGCGGCTGAAGTTCTTGAGGCAATGAATGAATTTGATAAAATTCTTGGCGTTCTTGCGCATGAAAAAGTCGCGCTCACGGATGCGCAGAAAGCGCTTGTCGAGAAAAGGCAGGAAGCGCGAAAAAACAAGGACTGGAAAACCGCTGACGAGATACGAAAAGAATTGGGCGCGCAAGGAATACTTCTTGAAGACGCGCAAGGCGGCGGAGTCAGGATGAAGAAAAAGCAGTAA